Genomic segment of Acidobacteriota bacterium:
GGGAGGGCGAGCTTGACGGCCTGCCTCGCGCTGCGCATCGAGACGGATCAGGGCATCGTCGAGGGACGGCTCGAAGGCGACGAGCTGACCCTCGGACGCTCTGCGAGCTGCGACGTGGTGCTGCGCGATCCGTATCTGTCGCGGCGCCATACGCGCCTCCGGCGGCAGGACGAAGAGATTCTGGTCGAGGATCTTGGCTCGCGCAACGGAACCCATCTGAACGGTAGGCAGATCACCGAACCGACGCCGGTCGGACCCGGCGACGTCGTCCGCCTCGGCGGCTGCACCCTGCGTCTGTCGGAGGAGAGCGGCGAGGCGGCAACCGGCGCCCAGCCCATCGATGAAGCCGCCGGCGGGGTGAAGGCAGTGTTCAAGAAGGCGACGGACCTGATCGAGGCGGGACCGTCGAATCCCCGCACCTACCGCCACCGGCTGAGGCTGCTCAATGCCCTGCACGAGGACTTGGCCCGGCCGATGGATGTCGAAGGACTTCTCACGCTGCTGCTGGAACGGGCCTTCGAAGAACTCTCGCCGGAGGAGGGGGCGGTCTTTCTACGCAACGCCGAGGGCAACTTCGAGCTGGCGACCCAGCAGGCACTGCCGCAAACGGAATCGCAGCAGGCCTACTCGCGCAGCCTGATGAAGGAAGTGGTCGAAAAGGGCCTGGCGGCGCTAGTCCTCGACCTGCAGACGGACGAGCGCTTCGCCCGTTCCGAGAGCATTCGATCCGCCGGCTTGCGCAGCCTGGTGGCGGCGCCGCTCCTCGCCTCGGAGGGCAACCTGGGGATGATCGTCCTCAGCTCGCGACGCCATCGCCGGGAGTTCCAGGAGGAGGATATGCAGCTCCTCGCCTCCCTGGCGGGCACCGCGGCGCTGCGCCTGCGCACCCTCACTCTGGCCGAAGAGGCCGCCGAGCGGCGGCGCCTGGGCGATGAACTCAACCTGGCCCGGCGCATCCAGCTCGCCCTGCTGCCGCGCCGGCTACCGTCCCTCGCGGGCTTTGTGCTGCACTGCGCCAACGCTCCGTCGCGCGGCGTCTCCGGCGACATCTACCTGGCCGTGGAACGCGCCACGGGAGAGTGCGTGCTGATGGTGGTGGACGTCTCCGGCAAGGGAATGTCCGCGTCGCTATTGACCGCCTCCCTCGAAGCCCTTTCCGCCGGCCCGATCGAAGAGGGCGACTCGCCGGAGGTGATCTGCACCAAGCTGAGCCGCCGGCTGTACCGACGGACCCCACCGGAGCGATTCGCCACCGCCTTCCTCGGCGCCCTCGAACCGAAGAGCGGCACCTTCCGCTGGTCGAGCGCCGGCCACACGCCGGCGATCCTGCTGCGGGCCAACGGCGAGTCGGAACCGCTGAGCTGCACCGGCATGCCCCTCGGCCTGGTCCCGGACGCCGCCTATCGCCTGGAAAGGACCCTGCTCGGACCCGGCGACACCCTGCTGCTCTACACCGACGGCATCACCGAAGCCGAGAACGCAGAGGGCGTGGACTACGGCATCGATCGCCTGGTCGAGGTGCTCCGACGCCACGCCGATCTGGCGCCTCCTGAGCTGGCGGCGGCGATCGAAAAGGACCTCGCGCATTTCGCCGGCGCGAGGGTCTTCGAAGACGATCGGACGCTGATGATCCTGCGGCGTACCACCGCCTGAGAAGGCGCCGACCCGGCGTCTACGGGTCGACGGCGGGTTCGCCATCCCCCGCATCGTCGCTGGCCGGCGGTAGCGGCTTCGCCGCGCGAACGCCTGCGATCGCCGAGCGCACTTCTTCGAGCACGGAGGGCTGCAGCCGGAGGGCGACATCGCGCCCGGCAACGGAAGCGGTGACGGCGTCGCCGGCCGGCGGGCCGAAGGACAGGGTTTCCTCACCGGCGTCCCCGGCCAGCAGGACTGTCAACTCCGGCTCACCGCCGACCCCGTCCGGCGCCGAGAAGCCCGCGCTCCGCGCCTCCGTCAGCGCCGCCAGCAGATCGCTCACCGGTTCGTAGGAAATGGCATCGTCGCCCCGCCGCCAGTCGGAGCCATCGCGTTCCAGCTCGATCGCCCCTACCCTTTCAGTGACGACGAGACGGTCTACCTGGTGCGGCCGTAAGCGGCTGAGCATAGGAGACCGCCATGCGTCGACCGTTCGAAGCAGCACCGCCGGCAGCTTGCTGCGGAGGATCCCCGTCTGGCCGCCGAAGCGCACGGCGTGGCGCACCTCGCCGTCCTCGCCGCCGCCGTCCTCGGCATCGCCATCCACACCGTCACTTCCGATCACCAGGAGGCGCATTCCGTCCTCGCCCGCGTCCACTTCAAGATCTCCAGCCGCTGCCGCGAAGGCGGCGTCCCGCGAGCCGTCGTCGACGAAGGACTCGACGGACAGCAAGGTGAGGTCGGCGAGAAGTTCGTCCACTCGATCCTCGTCGGCCCGGTCCGCCACCGGGGCTGCAAGTCGCCAGGAGTTTTCGTCGTGGCGGGCAAGCACGATCTCCCCCCCAGCGGACGGCCGCAGGGCGAGGCGGTCGATGTCCGAACGGGCCAGGCGCAGGAGCTGCCGGTCGCGCCAGCTCCCGGGATCGCGGGTGATGTCCGCCACGATCGCGCCCTCCACCACCAGCA
This window contains:
- a CDS encoding DUF4340 domain-containing protein; the encoded protein is MKPRALLILFLLVAGLGAFIYFVERDLPGSEERAQRGKRVLPEFERAELAALVLDGGDRRARLERRERPPSGAGDESEDATDEAEPAADWVLTEPEALTAADGTPPRVDSFAVSRFLDSLADLSWSRRLDDADRAAVGLDEPRARVTLVFEDGTRRSLEFGAEIPASTTTLASLAGSGEVLVVEGAIVADITRDPGSWRDRQLLRLARSDIDRLALRPSAGGEIVLARHDENSWRLAAPVADRADEDRVDELLADLTLLSVESFVDDGSRDAAFAAAAGDLEVDAGEDGMRLLVIGSDGVDGDAEDGGGEDGEVRHAVRFGGQTGILRSKLPAVLLRTVDAWRSPMLSRLRPHQVDRLVVTERVGAIELERDGSDWRRGDDAISYEPVSDLLAALTEARSAGFSAPDGVGGEPELTVLLAGDAGEETLSFGPPAGDAVTASVAGRDVALRLQPSVLEEVRSAIAGVRAAKPLPPASDDAGDGEPAVDP
- a CDS encoding SpoIIE family protein phosphatase — encoded protein: MTACLALRIETDQGIVEGRLEGDELTLGRSASCDVVLRDPYLSRRHTRLRRQDEEILVEDLGSRNGTHLNGRQITEPTPVGPGDVVRLGGCTLRLSEESGEAATGAQPIDEAAGGVKAVFKKATDLIEAGPSNPRTYRHRLRLLNALHEDLARPMDVEGLLTLLLERAFEELSPEEGAVFLRNAEGNFELATQQALPQTESQQAYSRSLMKEVVEKGLAALVLDLQTDERFARSESIRSAGLRSLVAAPLLASEGNLGMIVLSSRRHRREFQEEDMQLLASLAGTAALRLRTLTLAEEAAERRRLGDELNLARRIQLALLPRRLPSLAGFVLHCANAPSRGVSGDIYLAVERATGECVLMVVDVSGKGMSASLLTASLEALSAGPIEEGDSPEVICTKLSRRLYRRTPPERFATAFLGALEPKSGTFRWSSAGHTPAILLRANGESEPLSCTGMPLGLVPDAAYRLERTLLGPGDTLLLYTDGITEAENAEGVDYGIDRLVEVLRRHADLAPPELAAAIEKDLAHFAGARVFEDDRTLMILRRTTA